A DNA window from Aureibaculum sp. 2308TA14-22 contains the following coding sequences:
- a CDS encoding GyrI-like domain-containing protein, with translation MKHEWRKKEKEYYLPKNIPEIVNVLEFKFLTIEGEGNPNDEFFSEYITALYSLSYPIKMTLKKQATKPKGYSDYTVYPLEGVWDINEEAKKKFDGKLNKNDLVFKLMIRQPNFVDEIFFNEILELTNKKKPNKLLDRVRFEKIEEGKCVQMLHIGSYDDEPKSFELMEEFAKENNLTRLSKVHREIYLSDFRKVAPEKLKTVLRFKVN, from the coding sequence ATGAAACACGAATGGAGAAAAAAAGAAAAGGAATATTACTTGCCAAAAAATATACCCGAGATAGTTAATGTTCTGGAGTTTAAATTTCTTACAATAGAAGGTGAGGGCAATCCTAACGATGAATTTTTTTCTGAGTACATTACTGCATTGTACTCACTTTCTTATCCTATAAAAATGACGCTTAAAAAACAAGCGACAAAACCAAAAGGATATAGTGACTATACTGTTTACCCGTTGGAAGGTGTTTGGGACATTAATGAAGAAGCTAAAAAAAAGTTTGATGGCAAGCTCAATAAAAATGATTTGGTATTTAAATTAATGATAAGGCAACCTAATTTTGTAGATGAAATTTTCTTTAACGAAATACTTGAATTGACAAATAAGAAAAAGCCAAATAAACTTTTAGATAGGGTAAGGTTTGAAAAAATTGAAGAAGGTAAATGTGTTCAAATGTTGCATATTGGTAGTTATGATGATGAGCCTAAAAGTTTTGAACTAATGGAAGAGTTTGCAAAGGAAAACAATCTTACAAGGTTGTCAAAAGTCCACAGAGAAATTTATTTGTCAGATTTTAGAAAAGTTGCACCTGAAAAATTAAAAACGGTATTGCGGTTTAAAGTGAATTAA
- a CDS encoding sigma-54 dependent transcriptional regulator has translation MENLQTIKQRFGIIGNDINLNRALEKAIRVAPTDISVLVTGESGVGKEFIPKIIHQLSHRKHAKYIAVNCGAIPEGTIDSELFGHEKGSFTGATQTRNGYFEVADGGTIFLDEVGELPLTTQVRLLRVLENGEFIKVGSSKVQKTNVRIVAATNLNIIEGIQKGKFREDLYYRLSTVEINLPALRKRKDDIHLLFRKFASDFAQKYNMPTIRLSDDATIVLKDYGWKGNIRQLRNVTEQISVIEQNREVSAQTLKSYLPDYSSNFPALVGGESQGSDFANEREILYKVLFDMRNDITDLKKLTMELMQGGKTVTDEKNTQRLIQKIYGNGGEEQEENLVEIISPQKTETYQEEQHQYNDNYQDAETVEETLSLQEKEYEMIKKALERNQNKRKLAAKELGISERTLYRKIKQYAL, from the coding sequence ATGGAAAACTTACAAACCATAAAACAACGATTTGGTATTATCGGTAACGATATAAACCTAAACCGTGCATTAGAAAAAGCGATTAGGGTAGCCCCGACCGATATTTCTGTATTGGTAACGGGTGAGAGTGGTGTAGGTAAAGAATTTATACCTAAAATCATTCATCAGTTATCGCATAGAAAGCATGCTAAATATATTGCTGTTAACTGTGGTGCTATTCCCGAAGGCACTATTGATAGTGAATTGTTCGGTCACGAAAAAGGTTCGTTTACGGGAGCTACACAAACCAGAAACGGTTATTTTGAAGTAGCAGATGGCGGGACTATTTTTTTAGATGAAGTAGGAGAATTACCGCTAACAACACAAGTACGTTTGTTGCGTGTGTTGGAAAATGGGGAGTTTATAAAAGTGGGATCTTCGAAAGTACAGAAAACCAATGTACGGATTGTAGCGGCTACCAATTTAAATATAATAGAAGGTATTCAAAAAGGCAAATTCCGTGAAGATTTATACTATCGTTTAAGTACGGTAGAAATTAATTTACCAGCATTGCGTAAACGTAAGGACGATATTCATTTGTTGTTTAGAAAGTTTGCCTCTGATTTTGCCCAAAAATACAATATGCCTACCATAAGGCTTTCTGACGATGCTACCATTGTTTTAAAAGATTACGGTTGGAAAGGAAACATCCGTCAATTGCGGAATGTTACAGAACAGATATCCGTAATTGAGCAGAATAGAGAAGTGTCGGCACAAACTTTAAAGAGTTATTTACCTGATTATAGTTCTAATTTTCCCGCTTTGGTAGGTGGAGAATCTCAGGGCAGTGATTTTGCCAATGAACGTGAAATTTTATACAAAGTACTTTTTGATATGCGTAATGATATTACGGATTTAAAAAAACTAACTATGGAATTGATGCAAGGTGGTAAAACGGTTACTGATGAAAAGAATACCCAACGCCTTATTCAAAAGATTTATGGCAATGGAGGTGAAGAACAAGAAGAAAATTTAGTTGAAATTATTTCTCCCCAAAAAACAGAAACATATCAAGAAGAACAGCATCAGTATAACGACAATTATCAAGATGCAGAAACTGTTGAAGAAACCTTGTCCTTACAAGAAAAAGAATATGAAATGATTAAGAAGGCGTTAGAACGAAACCAAAATAAAAGGAAGTTGGCGGCTAAAGAACTGGGTATTTCTGAAAGAACATTGTATAGAAAAATAAAACAATATGCTTTATAG
- the secG gene encoding preprotein translocase subunit SecG, producing the protein MTYTLFLVLIVIVAVLLILIIMVQNPKGGGLSSSFGGQGSQSLGGVQNTTNFLDRSTWTLAIALGALILLSNFAIPRNTVDTKSQIEGTLNDRNPVEQTAPVPTEQPATLQDSTN; encoded by the coding sequence ATGACTTATACACTATTTCTAGTACTGATTGTTATTGTAGCAGTCTTACTTATACTTATTATTATGGTGCAGAATCCTAAAGGTGGAGGTTTATCTTCTTCTTTTGGAGGACAAGGTTCTCAAAGTTTAGGTGGTGTGCAGAACACAACTAATTTTTTAGACAGAAGTACTTGGACGTTGGCAATAGCTTTAGGTGCATTAATTTTATTATCAAATTTTGCTATTCCTAGAAATACGGTTGATACCAAATCTCAAATTGAAGGAACATTAAATGATAGAAATCCTGTTGAGCAAACAGCACCAGTACCAACGGAGCAGCCAGCGACATTACAAGATTCAACAAATTAA
- a CDS encoding LptE family protein, with protein sequence MKKITLLILLIFIIQGCSYKLSFTGGSTGDAETIQIDYFPNNAVLVEPTVSQKFTDALRDLFTRQTNLSLTTNNGDLYFEGEITDYKVIPITATADQRAAQNRLTIAVRVRFYNKLIEEDNFEKTFSFFSDFDANSQLIGGVLDTALEEIFERLTQDIYNASVAKW encoded by the coding sequence ATGAAAAAAATTACACTTTTAATATTATTAATATTCATAATACAAGGCTGTAGTTATAAGCTATCCTTCACTGGAGGTAGTACCGGTGATGCTGAAACCATACAAATAGATTATTTCCCGAATAATGCTGTGTTAGTAGAACCAACGGTAAGTCAAAAATTTACAGATGCTTTACGTGACTTATTTACGCGTCAAACCAATTTAAGTTTAACAACTAACAATGGCGATTTATATTTTGAAGGGGAAATAACCGATTATAAAGTAATACCTATCACCGCAACTGCAGATCAGAGGGCAGCACAAAATAGATTAACCATTGCAGTTAGAGTTCGTTTTTATAATAAGTTGATAGAAGAAGACAATTTTGAGAAAACGTTTTCTTTCTTTTCAGATTTTGATGCAAACTCTCAACTTATCGGAGGAGTATTAGATACTGCCTTAGAAGAAATTTTTGAGAGATTAACACAAGATATATATAATGCGTCAGTAGCAAAGTGGTAA
- a CDS encoding co-chaperone GroES produces the protein MSKIKIKPLADRVVVEPMEAETKTASGIYIPDSAKEKPQQGKVLAVGKGTKDEPTTVKVGDTVLYGKYAGTELKLDGGDYLIMRESDIFAIL, from the coding sequence ATGAGTAAAATAAAAATCAAACCTCTTGCTGATAGAGTAGTAGTTGAGCCAATGGAGGCAGAAACCAAAACTGCTTCAGGAATTTATATTCCAGATTCTGCTAAAGAAAAACCACAACAGGGTAAAGTTTTAGCGGTTGGAAAAGGTACTAAAGACGAACCTACCACGGTTAAAGTTGGGGATACAGTGTTATATGGTAAATATGCTGGAACCGAATTGAAGTTGGATGGTGGAGACTATTTAATAATGAGAGAGAGCGATATTTTCGCAATTCTATAG
- a CDS encoding heavy-metal-associated domain-containing protein yields MKKIILVIIAFAAISFTAEAQSKTSKATFEVDGVCKMCKDRIEKAALTTKGVKFASWNIEKKELYCIFNNKKTSLMKLKQVMADAGHDTKEIKATDEAYGAIDECCKYRTLETH; encoded by the coding sequence ATGAAAAAAATAATTTTAGTAATAATAGCGTTTGCGGCAATATCGTTTACAGCCGAAGCACAATCAAAAACCTCAAAAGCTACTTTTGAAGTAGATGGTGTTTGTAAAATGTGTAAAGACCGTATTGAAAAGGCAGCACTAACAACAAAAGGCGTAAAATTCGCCTCTTGGAATATTGAGAAAAAAGAGCTGTACTGTATCTTTAACAATAAAAAAACTAGCCTTATGAAGCTTAAGCAGGTAATGGCTGATGCAGGTCACGACACCAAAGAAATTAAAGCAACAGATGAAGCTTATGGAGCTATAGATGAGTGCTGTAAGTATAGAACGTTAGAAACACACTGA
- a CDS encoding tetratricopeptide repeat protein, translating to MNISEFTSLLDNKKAITIAQTNAIEDILENYPYFQAARMIHLKGLKNQHSFKYNSALKTTAAYTTNRTVLFDFITADTLDNSKALEKQQEIIDTNEVVDLEIVDKSENNKSNTLIVEEAIVKKVEEKLNIGKPLVFDLSEMHSFSEWLQLTDVKPIEREESSEVETPKKQPAKNKEKFDIIEQFITSKPKLEVSKTIENIDVSFESVIEDGTLMTETLARVYLEQKKYDKAIQAFKILSLKYPEKSSFFADRIKAIKFLQKNNS from the coding sequence ATGAACATTTCAGAATTTACATCATTATTAGACAATAAGAAAGCTATTACCATTGCTCAAACCAATGCTATTGAAGATATTTTAGAAAACTATCCCTACTTTCAAGCTGCAAGGATGATTCATCTTAAAGGGTTAAAAAATCAGCATAGTTTTAAATACAATTCAGCATTAAAAACAACAGCAGCTTATACAACTAATAGAACGGTGTTGTTTGATTTTATTACAGCAGATACGTTAGACAATTCAAAAGCTTTAGAAAAACAGCAAGAAATTATTGATACTAATGAAGTTGTTGATTTAGAAATTGTAGACAAATCAGAAAATAACAAATCTAATACACTAATTGTAGAAGAAGCTATTGTAAAAAAGGTTGAGGAAAAATTAAATATTGGAAAGCCATTGGTATTTGATCTTTCAGAAATGCATTCTTTTAGCGAATGGTTGCAACTAACCGACGTAAAGCCAATAGAAAGAGAAGAAAGCTCAGAGGTTGAAACTCCTAAAAAACAACCTGCTAAAAACAAAGAAAAATTTGATATTATTGAGCAATTTATTACTTCTAAACCAAAATTAGAAGTAAGCAAAACTATTGAAAACATTGATGTTTCTTTTGAAAGTGTTATTGAAGATGGTACGTTAATGACTGAGACGTTGGCACGTGTTTATCTTGAACAAAAAAAGTACGACAAGGCCATACAAGCTTTTAAAATATTAAGTTTGAAATATCCGGAAAAAAGTAGTTTCTTTGCAGACCGAATTAAAGCAATAAAGTTTTTACAAAAAAATAATTCATAA
- the groL gene encoding chaperonin GroEL (60 kDa chaperone family; promotes refolding of misfolded polypeptides especially under stressful conditions; forms two stacked rings of heptamers to form a barrel-shaped 14mer; ends can be capped by GroES; misfolded proteins enter the barrel where they are refolded when GroES binds): MAKDIKFDIESRDGLKRGVDALANAVKVTLGPKGRNVVIGKAFGGPQITKDGVTVAKEIELSDPLENMGAQMVKEVASKTNDQAGDGTTTATVLAQAIVKEGLKNVAAGANPLDLKKGIDKAVEAIVKDLHKRSQVVGNKIDKIKQVASISANNDETIGDLIAEAFEKVGKEGVITVEEAKGTDTYVDTVEGMQFDRGYLSPYFVTDSEKMITDLENPYILLYDKKISSMKDLLPVLEPVAQSGKPLLIIAEDVEGEALATLVVNKLRGSLKIAAVKAPGFGDRRKAMLEDLAILTGGTVIAEERGFTLENATLDMLGTTERVTIDKDNTTVVNGSGAKKDIKARVNQIKSQIETTTSDYDKEKLQERLAKLAGGVAVLYVGAASEVEMKEKKDRVDDALHATRAAVEEGIVAGGGVALLRTKNVLEKITTENLDEVTGIQIVARAVEAPLRIIVENAGSEGSVVVAKVLEGKKDFGFNAKTDEYVDMLKAGIIDPTKVTRVALENAASVAGMILTTECALVDIKEEAPAGGGGMPPMGGGMPGMM, translated from the coding sequence ATGGCAAAAGATATAAAATTTGACATCGAATCTCGTGATGGATTAAAACGTGGTGTTGATGCATTGGCAAATGCAGTAAAAGTAACATTAGGTCCAAAAGGCCGTAATGTAGTTATTGGAAAAGCTTTTGGAGGGCCTCAAATAACTAAAGATGGCGTAACAGTGGCAAAAGAAATTGAGTTGTCAGATCCTTTAGAAAATATGGGAGCTCAAATGGTAAAAGAAGTGGCTTCTAAAACTAACGATCAAGCTGGTGACGGAACAACAACAGCAACTGTATTGGCTCAAGCTATTGTAAAAGAAGGGTTGAAAAACGTTGCTGCAGGTGCTAATCCGTTAGACTTGAAAAAAGGAATAGATAAGGCAGTTGAAGCGATAGTTAAAGATCTACATAAAAGATCTCAAGTTGTAGGTAATAAAATAGATAAGATAAAGCAGGTGGCTTCTATTTCAGCTAATAATGATGAGACTATTGGTGATTTAATAGCTGAAGCGTTTGAGAAAGTTGGTAAAGAAGGTGTAATTACTGTTGAAGAGGCGAAAGGAACAGATACTTATGTAGATACTGTTGAAGGGATGCAGTTTGATAGAGGTTATTTGTCTCCATATTTTGTAACAGATTCTGAAAAAATGATTACTGATTTGGAGAACCCTTACATTTTATTATATGATAAGAAGATATCTTCAATGAAAGATTTATTACCTGTTTTAGAGCCAGTTGCTCAATCGGGTAAGCCATTATTAATTATTGCTGAAGACGTTGAAGGAGAAGCATTGGCTACGTTAGTAGTGAATAAATTGCGTGGCTCATTAAAAATTGCTGCGGTAAAAGCTCCAGGATTTGGAGACAGACGTAAAGCTATGTTAGAAGATTTAGCTATTCTTACAGGAGGGACTGTAATTGCAGAAGAAAGAGGATTTACGCTGGAGAATGCAACATTAGACATGTTAGGTACTACTGAAAGAGTTACTATCGACAAAGATAATACTACTGTTGTCAATGGTTCTGGTGCTAAAAAAGATATTAAAGCAAGAGTGAATCAAATTAAATCGCAAATTGAAACTACAACTTCTGATTACGACAAAGAAAAACTACAAGAGCGTTTAGCTAAATTAGCGGGCGGTGTTGCTGTATTGTATGTTGGTGCTGCTTCTGAAGTGGAAATGAAAGAGAAAAAAGATAGAGTTGATGATGCGTTACATGCTACAAGAGCTGCAGTTGAAGAAGGTATTGTTGCAGGTGGTGGAGTTGCTCTGTTAAGAACCAAAAATGTACTTGAAAAAATTACTACAGAGAATTTGGATGAAGTTACAGGAATTCAAATTGTGGCAAGAGCCGTTGAAGCTCCTTTACGCATTATTGTTGAGAATGCAGGTAGTGAAGGTTCTGTTGTAGTTGCAAAAGTATTAGAAGGTAAAAAAGATTTTGGGTTTAATGCTAAGACTGATGAATATGTTGATATGCTTAAAGCTGGAATTATCGATCCTACTAAAGTGACACGTGTTGCATTAGAAAATGCAGCTTCGGTTGCAGGTATGATTTTGACTACAGAATGTGCATTGGTTGATATTAAAGAAGAAGCTCCTGCTGGTGGAGGTGGAATGCCTCCAATGGGCGGTGGAATGCCAGGCATGATGTAG
- a CDS encoding heavy metal-binding domain-containing protein, with translation MKKLILILAIVMVASFTFTSCKSDKKEDVKTEEKADMASNEVYQCPMDCEEGKSYTEAGSCPVCKMDLKAKTVDMDSDSHKKHVDNCTCKAGGECKCEAGECKCMADNDTKDNDKGKDADS, from the coding sequence ATGAAAAAACTAATTTTAATCTTAGCCATTGTAATGGTAGCAAGTTTTACTTTTACATCTTGTAAAAGTGACAAAAAAGAAGACGTAAAAACGGAAGAAAAAGCTGATATGGCTTCTAACGAAGTATATCAATGTCCAATGGATTGCGAAGAGGGTAAAAGTTATACCGAGGCAGGCAGTTGCCCAGTTTGTAAAATGGACTTAAAAGCCAAAACAGTTGATATGGATAGCGATAGTCATAAAAAGCATGTAGACAACTGTACTTGCAAAGCTGGAGGAGAATGTAAATGTGAAGCTGGTGAGTGTAAATGTATGGCCGATAATGATACCAAGGATAACGACAAAGGAAAAGATGCAGATTCTTAA
- a CDS encoding DUF6503 family protein yields MLYKRISLFIILIYSLSACNQEKSLDGLQILNESITAHDSSGTWNRASLNLHIQEPRVSNPYRYSILKLDNSKNTFELSRNRDEYVSKHCIESNGNSFTLLDGKKEIDTSLIKKYRLEPQRNIGYKNFYQLMYGLPMSLNNYMEKIVSTTEVVFNKEQCYKIEVELKEPMISKYWTIYISKTNNRIIGIEIVFPDKPNEGERLYFEGIINIDGIKIPRIRHWHELKNDTYSGSDIVIKELTK; encoded by the coding sequence ATGCTTTATAAAAGAATTTCTTTATTTATAATTTTGATATATAGTTTAAGTGCTTGTAATCAAGAAAAATCACTTGATGGGCTACAGATTTTAAATGAATCCATAACAGCACATGATTCTTCAGGAACTTGGAATAGAGCATCCTTAAATTTGCATATACAAGAGCCAAGAGTTTCAAACCCCTATAGATATTCAATTTTAAAATTGGACAATTCTAAAAATACTTTTGAGCTTTCTAGGAATAGAGATGAATATGTTTCAAAACATTGTATTGAAAGTAATGGCAATAGCTTTACGCTGTTAGATGGAAAAAAGGAGATTGATACGAGCTTGATTAAGAAGTACAGGTTAGAACCTCAAAGAAATATCGGATATAAGAATTTTTATCAACTTATGTATGGTTTGCCAATGTCTTTAAACAACTATATGGAAAAAATAGTTAGTACTACCGAAGTGGTATTTAACAAAGAACAATGTTACAAAATTGAAGTTGAACTAAAAGAACCGATGATTTCAAAATATTGGACTATTTATATTTCAAAAACCAACAATAGAATAATTGGAATAGAAATTGTTTTTCCTGATAAACCTAATGAAGGAGAAAGATTATATTTTGAAGGTATTATTAATATTGACGGTATAAAAATTCCCCGAATAAGACATTGGCATGAGCTTAAAAACGATACTTATTCTGGAAGTGACATTGTTATCAAAGAGCTAACAAAATAA
- a CDS encoding pepsin/retropepsin-like aspartic protease family protein codes for MINLRFYICIFLCCSTLVFANGKEKNSNNLQFPNAEYIGENTVRIPFKLYDRLVVIEAEIFDRKGNFVLDTGAEKLLLNNVHFDGTYLKPSHLRHSGVSSDVDEVKIKWLKKLLVKDFSIDNVKSHMLDLSHIEKSKKMSLFGVIGYNILKDYEIFIDFYLKQITLSKIDKEGNKIDNLPYLEKITDTLDFTLRKHTIVLDSYVNNQKLKFGLDTGAEMNLLDRSISKKVMKNFRTPKQMVIVGAGKEKSEVLAGKLHKVKLSNTVYCGPMKTIITNMKTKNIAYGTKLDGVLGYEFIATRRMILNYKKKQLYFMKTVFYK; via the coding sequence ATGATTAATCTTCGGTTTTATATTTGTATATTTTTATGTTGTTCAACCCTTGTATTTGCAAATGGTAAAGAAAAAAACAGCAACAATCTGCAATTCCCTAATGCTGAATATATTGGAGAAAATACGGTGCGTATTCCATTTAAATTATATGATCGTTTAGTGGTAATTGAGGCCGAAATTTTTGATAGAAAAGGAAATTTTGTTTTAGATACAGGTGCTGAGAAGTTATTGCTTAACAACGTTCACTTTGATGGAACTTATTTAAAACCTTCCCATTTAAGGCATTCTGGAGTTAGTAGTGATGTTGATGAGGTTAAAATTAAGTGGTTGAAAAAACTTCTGGTAAAAGATTTTAGTATTGATAATGTTAAATCTCATATGTTGGACTTATCTCATATAGAGAAAAGTAAAAAAATGTCACTTTTCGGTGTAATAGGGTACAATATACTCAAAGACTATGAAATTTTTATCGACTTTTATTTAAAACAGATTACACTTTCCAAAATTGATAAAGAGGGCAACAAAATCGACAATCTGCCTTATCTGGAAAAAATAACAGACACTCTTGATTTCACATTGCGAAAACATACTATTGTATTAGATTCTTATGTAAATAACCAAAAACTAAAGTTTGGTCTAGATACCGGAGCAGAAATGAATTTACTTGATAGGTCAATATCTAAAAAAGTAATGAAAAATTTTAGAACACCTAAACAAATGGTCATCGTTGGTGCTGGTAAAGAAAAAAGTGAGGTTTTGGCAGGTAAATTGCATAAAGTAAAATTGTCAAATACGGTTTACTGCGGGCCTATGAAAACGATTATAACCAATATGAAAACTAAGAATATTGCTTATGGAACAAAATTGGACGGTGTTTTGGGCTACGAATTTATTGCCACTCGCAGAATGATATTAAATTATAAGAAAAAGCAACTGTATTTTATGAAAACGGTTTTTTACAAGTAA
- a CDS encoding DUF6157 family protein, with protein sequence MHTTNYTNTFIEIAEDCPNDKGEMPPLKGNKKSVANLQFEMLYGNPYKYTSDDVLFGVFAIRKEFVKGEMDDQRVHYFSKGQPCFRASPLTKRYGWGIHSNQDGKIAM encoded by the coding sequence ATGCATACCACAAATTATACAAACACATTTATAGAAATTGCTGAAGATTGCCCAAATGATAAGGGTGAAATGCCACCATTAAAAGGCAATAAAAAATCGGTTGCCAATCTACAATTTGAAATGTTATATGGAAATCCTTATAAATACACTTCTGATGACGTTTTATTCGGAGTATTTGCTATCAGAAAAGAGTTTGTTAAAGGTGAAATGGACGATCAAAGAGTACATTATTTTTCAAAAGGGCAACCTTGTTTTCGAGCTTCACCATTGACTAAACGATACGGATGGGGAATCCATAGCAACCAAGATGGGAAAATTGCCATGTAA